The following proteins are encoded in a genomic region of Poecilia reticulata strain Guanapo linkage group LG11, Guppy_female_1.0+MT, whole genome shotgun sequence:
- the LOC103472498 gene encoding myocyte-specific enhancer factor 2D homolog isoform X3, protein MGRKKIQIQRITDERNKQVTFTKRKFGLMKKAYELSVLCDCEIALIIFNHANKLFQYASTDMDKVLLKYTEYNEPHESRTNADIIETLRKKGFNGCDSPEPDGEDSIDQSPLNDDKFRKTTEDLDVLFKRYGQTAAPPQTFSMPVTVQASNQSTLHFSNPGSALVTTSYVTSSSLTDTHLLSPQQPALQRNTVSPGLPQRPASAGALLGGDLNNSNGGCPSPVSNGYTSARASPGLLTVSNGNSLGKVVPAKSPPPPPSPQMVNSRKPDLRVITSQGGKSLMQMNAQRLAAGAQAAQTLTTPVVSVATPSLLAQGLPFSAIPTAYNTEYQLTSADITALHALASPGGLLPTSVSTWQQQQAVSQQQQTQQQQQQQQQLNLASLSNLVMWGVDKQSSELSSQVSSLAANLSVGSPSNLLLGRDEWLGRPATHIPQGAMLTVNTSSGVSIKSEPVSPGRDRSTPCPPPAPPPSTTPSSTSGGAILTAPPQYPSSLLCLEPPTGRSPADSVSSNASSFEGSDRDDASAAGASGGTGGGATELLRVSSEPDQDGGNIKRMRLDAWVT, encoded by the exons ATGGGGAGGAAAAAGATTCAGATCCAAAGGATCACCGACGAAAGGAACAAGCAG GTCACATTCACGAAGCGAAAGTTCGGCTTGATGAAGAAGGCCTACGAGCTGAGTGTGTTGTGTGACTGTGAGATCGCCCTGATCATCTTCAACCACGCCAACAAGCTGTTCCAGTACGCCAGCACCGACATGGACAAGGTTCTGCTCAAATACACCGAGTACAACGAGCCGCACGAGAGCCGGACCAACGCAGACATCATTGAG ACTTTGAGAAAGAAAGGTTTCAACGGCTGCGACAGTCCAGAGCCGGACGGCGAAGACTCAATTGACCAAAGTCCTCTGAATGACGACAAGTTTCGTAAAACCACGGAGGATCTGGACGTCCTCTTCAAACGCTATGGC CAGACGGCGGCTCCGCCTCAGACCTTCTCCATGCCAGTCACCGTCCAGGCGTCCAATCAGAGCACACTGCACTTCAGTAATCCTGGCAGCGCACTGGTAACTACCTCCTATGTCACATCATCATCGCTCACGGATACCCACCTCCTGTCGCCACAGCAACCGGCTCTCCAGAGAAATACAGTGTCTCCGGGGTTGCCACAGCGACCGGCCAGTGCAG GTGCTCTCCTCGGAGGCGACCTGAATAATTCAAACGGAGGATGTCCAAGTCCAGTCT CTAATGGATACACCAGCGCCAGGGCCTCCCCAGGTCTGCTCACCGTCTCCAACGGCAACAGCCTGGGGAAAGTAGTTCCGGCCAAGTCCCCGCCCCCCCCTCCCAGCCCGCAGATGGTCAACAGCCGTAAGCCGGACCTGCGAGTCATCACCTCGCAGGGCGGGAAGAGCCTCATGCAGATG AACGCTCAGCGGCTGGCAGCTGGAGCCCAGGCGGCACAAACCCTCACCACACCTGTGGTGTCTGTAGCCACACCGAGCCTCCTGGCACAGGGTCTACCCTTCTCCGCCATACCCACAGCGTACAACACAG AGTACCAGCTGACCAGTGCGGACATCACTGCTTTACACGCTCTCGCATCACCAGGCGGCTTGTTGCCGACCAGCGTGTCCACATGGCAACAACAGCAGGCCGTCTCCCAGCAACAACAGacccaacagcagcagcaacagcagcaacagcttAACCTTGCATCACTCAGCAACTTGGT CATGTGGGGCGTGGACAAACAGAGCAGCGAGCTGTCTAGCCAAGTGTCCAGTCTGGCTGCCAATCTGAG CGTTGGCTCTCCGTCCAACCTGCTCTTGGGTAGAGATGAGTGGTTGGGCCG GCCGGCGACCCACATACCTCAAGGCGCCATGCTGACCGTCAACACCAGCTCAGGGGTGAGCATCAAGTCGGAGCCGGTCTCGCCCGGCCGGGACCGGAGCACCCCGTGTCCTCCCCCCGCTCCGCCTCCGTCCACTACGCCGTCCTCCACGTCCGGAGGCGCCATCTTGACGGCGCCGCCTCAGTACCCCAGCTCGCTGCTCTGCCTGGAGCCGCCGACGGGCCGCTCGCCCGCAGACAGCGTCAGCAGCAACGCCAGCTCCTTCGAGGGCAGCGACCGCGACGACGCCAGCGCTGCCGGCGCCAGCGGCGGTACCGGAGGCGGCGCCACCGAGCTCCTCAGGGTGTCGAGCGAACCGGATCAGGACGGAGGAAACATAAAACGCATGAGATTGGACGCCTGGGTCACATAG